In Thalassospira sp. TSL5-1, the following are encoded in one genomic region:
- a CDS encoding L-fuconate dehydratase — MSPVITGLRAIDIRFPTSRQLDGSDAMNKDPDYSAAYVIIDTDNADLSGHGLTFTIGRGNDICVAAIKAMSHLLVGKTLESLTANMGQTWRDLTGDSQLRWLGPDKGVMHLATGAVVNAIWDMWGKAAGKPVWQLVAEMTPEQFVDCVDFRYLTNALTRDEALDILRAAEPGKQARIDEMRSQGYPAYTTSAGWLGYSDEKLRRLCEEAIDAGWDYIKLKVGLDVEDDRRRLAIARDVIGPDRKLMVDANQNWEVSQAIFWMQQLAEFDPWFIEEPTSPDDILGHKQIREGISPIRVATGEHCQNRIIFKQFLQADAIDVVQIDSCRVGGVNEIMAILLMAKKFNKPVCPHAGGVGLCEYVQHLSMIDYICVSASLTDRVLEYVDHLHEHFEDPCVIRNGRYIAPISPGFSITMKPQSIVDHTFPTGRVWQEG, encoded by the coding sequence ATGTCTCCGGTTATCACAGGGCTTCGGGCCATTGACATCCGTTTTCCAACATCGCGCCAGCTTGACGGGTCGGATGCGATGAACAAGGACCCGGATTATTCTGCCGCCTATGTCATTATCGACACGGACAATGCAGACCTTTCCGGCCACGGCCTGACCTTTACCATCGGACGGGGCAACGATATTTGTGTTGCCGCCATCAAGGCCATGTCGCACCTGCTGGTCGGCAAAACCCTTGAGAGTTTGACCGCCAATATGGGCCAAACCTGGCGCGATTTAACCGGCGACAGCCAACTTCGCTGGCTGGGCCCGGACAAGGGTGTGATGCACCTGGCAACCGGGGCGGTCGTTAATGCCATTTGGGATATGTGGGGCAAGGCGGCGGGCAAGCCTGTGTGGCAGCTTGTCGCCGAGATGACACCGGAACAATTTGTTGATTGTGTTGATTTCCGCTATCTGACCAATGCCCTGACCCGTGACGAGGCCCTGGACATTCTGCGGGCCGCCGAACCGGGCAAACAGGCGCGTATTGATGAAATGCGCAGCCAGGGCTACCCGGCCTATACCACATCGGCAGGCTGGCTGGGCTACAGCGATGAAAAACTGCGCCGCCTGTGCGAGGAGGCCATTGATGCCGGCTGGGATTACATCAAGCTCAAGGTCGGGCTGGATGTGGAAGATGACCGCCGCCGCCTTGCCATTGCCCGAGACGTAATTGGCCCGGACCGCAAATTGATGGTCGATGCCAACCAGAACTGGGAAGTTTCGCAGGCCATTTTCTGGATGCAGCAACTGGCCGAATTTGACCCCTGGTTCATCGAGGAACCCACCAGCCCCGATGATATTCTGGGCCACAAACAAATCCGCGAGGGTATTTCCCCCATCCGGGTTGCCACCGGCGAGCATTGCCAGAACCGCATCATCTTTAAGCAGTTCCTGCAGGCCGATGCGATTGACGTGGTGCAAATCGATAGCTGCCGGGTAGGCGGGGTCAATGAAATCATGGCGATTTTGCTGATGGCCAAAAAATTCAACAAGCCCGTCTGCCCCCATGCGGGGGGTGTCGGCCTGTGCGAATATGTCCAGCATCTGTCGATGATCGACTATATTTGCGTTTCCGCCTCGCTCACAGACCGGGTGTTGGAATATGTCGATCATCTGCACGAACATTTTGAAGACCCGTGTGTCATCCGCAATGGTCGCTATATCGCGCCCATCAGCCCTGGTTTCTCGATTACCATGAAACCACAAAGCATTGTCGATCACACCTTCCCCACCGGCCGTGTCTGGCAGGAAGGCTAG
- a CDS encoding IclR family transcriptional regulator: MTDETKRTYKAPALEKGLEILEILAAERRPMSMGAIATALGRSKSEIFRMLSVLEQKGYLERRDGSELFHITNHLFELGMQVSPVSTLLEAALPQMRRLAARVGQSCHLAVPSRDQMVVIARVESPEDIGFSVRVGYRRSLADSGSGKVLLAWMSPERRTPLMEYFSERLGASFNAEVWEYELRAIRARGYAEVQSTATVGIIDVGAPILQGESGEILASLTVPYLGGPSTPYKVADTVPFVVETAQEITRLTGSHGVL, encoded by the coding sequence ATGACCGACGAAACCAAACGCACATACAAGGCCCCGGCCCTGGAAAAGGGGCTGGAGATTTTGGAAATTCTGGCTGCCGAACGTCGCCCGATGAGCATGGGCGCCATTGCCACGGCCCTTGGTCGCTCCAAAAGCGAGATTTTTCGCATGCTTTCGGTGCTGGAGCAAAAGGGTTATCTGGAGCGCCGGGACGGGTCGGAGCTATTTCATATTACCAACCATCTGTTTGAATTGGGTATGCAGGTTTCGCCGGTTTCCACCCTGTTGGAGGCCGCCTTGCCGCAAATGCGCCGGTTGGCAGCACGGGTGGGGCAGTCGTGCCATTTGGCGGTGCCATCGCGTGATCAGATGGTGGTGATCGCCCGGGTGGAAAGCCCGGAGGATATTGGCTTTTCGGTGCGGGTGGGCTATCGGCGCAGTTTGGCCGATTCCGGGTCTGGCAAGGTGTTGCTGGCCTGGATGTCGCCGGAACGTCGCACCCCGTTGATGGAGTATTTTTCTGAACGCCTTGGCGCATCATTCAATGCCGAGGTGTGGGAATATGAATTGCGTGCCATTCGGGCGCGCGGCTATGCCGAAGTGCAAAGTACAGCGACGGTGGGTATCATTGATGTGGGTGCCCCAATATTGCAGGGTGAAAGTGGCGAGATCCTGGCCAGCCTGACGGTGCCTTATCTGGGTGGCCCCAGCACCCCTTATAAGGTGGCCGATACCGTGCCCTTTGTGGTGGAAACCGCGCAGGAAATTACCCGCCTGACCGGATCGCACGGCGTTTTATAA